The Achromobacter deleyi genome has a window encoding:
- a CDS encoding aminotransferase class I/II-fold pyridoxal phosphate-dependent enzyme: MTQDKAAAGGRPGLAASIKQRLIQESLQRKMRGAGRQAPAADTAGSHAQVPEQHYRFALHPGYQQLRILSEGAATLGVSSPFFKLHEGNAGASTRIAGQPYLNFASYNYLGLSGDPEVAAAAKAAIDHYGTSVSASRLVSGERPVHRELEQALADLYDVDDAVTFVSGHATNVSTLGFLFGPNDLIVHDELIHNSVLQGIQLSGARRLSFPHNDADALDALLAGNRRQFERVLVVLEGIYSMDGDYPDLPRFVEIKHRHRVFLMVDEAHSLGVMGTRGHGIREHFGLRGGDVDIWMGTLSKTLAGCGGYIAGERALIEHLKCLAPGFLYSVGMPPPVAAASLAALGRLRALPDRVADLQARGASFLAQARAAGIDTGTSTGLAIVPAIVGTSLRAARLSAALFARGINAQPILYPAVPEKSARLRFFLCSQHSEADISTAVSALTQELARL; this comes from the coding sequence ATGACGCAGGACAAAGCCGCCGCCGGTGGCCGACCCGGGCTGGCCGCCAGCATCAAGCAACGGCTGATCCAGGAATCGCTGCAACGCAAGATGCGCGGCGCCGGTCGCCAGGCGCCCGCGGCGGACACCGCGGGCAGCCATGCCCAGGTGCCCGAGCAACACTACCGCTTTGCCCTGCATCCCGGATATCAGCAGCTGCGCATCCTCAGCGAAGGCGCGGCCACCCTGGGCGTCAGCAGCCCGTTCTTCAAGTTGCATGAGGGCAACGCCGGCGCATCCACCCGGATCGCCGGCCAACCCTACCTGAACTTCGCCAGCTACAACTACCTGGGCCTGTCCGGCGATCCGGAAGTGGCGGCAGCGGCCAAGGCGGCGATCGACCACTACGGCACGTCGGTCTCGGCCAGCCGGCTGGTCTCGGGAGAGCGGCCCGTGCACAGGGAGCTGGAACAGGCGCTGGCGGACCTGTACGACGTGGACGACGCCGTGACCTTCGTCAGCGGGCATGCGACCAATGTCTCGACCCTGGGCTTTCTGTTCGGGCCCAACGACCTGATCGTGCACGACGAACTGATCCACAACAGCGTGCTGCAGGGCATACAGCTGTCCGGTGCGCGCCGGCTGTCGTTCCCCCACAACGACGCCGATGCGCTGGACGCCCTGCTTGCCGGCAACCGCCGCCAGTTCGAGCGCGTGCTGGTGGTGCTGGAAGGGATCTACAGCATGGACGGCGACTACCCCGACCTGCCCCGATTCGTCGAGATCAAGCATCGGCACCGGGTGTTCCTGATGGTGGACGAGGCGCACTCCCTGGGCGTCATGGGAACGCGCGGCCATGGCATCCGCGAGCACTTCGGGCTGCGCGGCGGGGACGTCGACATCTGGATGGGCACATTGAGCAAGACGCTTGCGGGCTGCGGCGGCTATATCGCCGGCGAACGCGCGCTCATCGAGCATCTGAAATGCCTGGCCCCCGGGTTTCTCTACAGCGTGGGCATGCCCCCACCGGTCGCGGCCGCCAGCCTGGCTGCGCTTGGCCGTTTGCGCGCCCTGCCCGACCGCGTGGCGGACCTGCAGGCGCGCGGCGCCAGTTTCCTTGCACAGGCGCGCGCGGCGGGCATAGACACGGGCACCAGCACGGGCCTGGCCATCGTTCCGGCCATCGTCGGCACATCGCTCAGGGCCGCCAGGCTCTCGGCGGCGCTGTTTGCCCGCGGCATCAACGCGCAGCCCATCCTCTATCCGGCCGTGCCCGAGAAATCGGCGCGCCTGCGTTTCTTCCTGTGCAGCCAGCACAGCGAAGCCGACATCTCGACGGCGGTCAGCGCGCTGACGCAGGAACTGGCGCGCCTGTAG
- a CDS encoding capsule biosynthesis protein: MSRSYLFLQGVCSPFFERLGGVLADRGHAVGKVNFTMGDAAYWRRGRTWSFRGRSDGLDGFYENALQASGATDLVLFGDCRPVHRPAVALARSRGLRTHVFEEGYFRPHWVTLERGGVNAHSALPREPEWYREMSQRLAPAPEPRPFRAPFWNRAAHDVAYHLCGALNPVCYPRYRTHAPYGAAREYGAYMRRAVKLRLRGRADAAAVARVTAGPRPYYLFPLQLDGDAQIQHHSPFRSMRQVAALVLASFAAFAPADSLLVVKNHPLDPGVARHESGVRDLARMFGVEDRVVYLEAGHLPSLLARAAGVVTVNSTVGAAALEHGCPTIALSAAVYHLEGLTFQGSLDEFWQGAAPPDPLFFRQFKTAVVHATQINGGFYCAEGIALASRHAADRMERDRSVLEEYA; this comes from the coding sequence ATGAGCCGCTCATACCTGTTTCTGCAGGGCGTCTGCTCGCCGTTCTTCGAGCGCCTGGGCGGCGTGCTCGCGGATCGCGGCCATGCCGTCGGCAAGGTCAACTTCACCATGGGCGATGCGGCGTACTGGCGGCGCGGCCGGACATGGTCCTTCCGGGGCCGGTCCGACGGGCTGGACGGCTTCTACGAGAACGCGCTGCAGGCCAGCGGCGCGACGGACCTGGTGCTGTTCGGCGATTGCCGGCCGGTGCATCGTCCCGCCGTGGCGCTGGCGCGCAGCCGCGGACTGCGCACGCATGTTTTCGAAGAAGGCTACTTCCGTCCGCACTGGGTGACCCTGGAGCGCGGCGGCGTAAATGCGCATTCGGCGCTGCCCCGGGAGCCGGAGTGGTATCGGGAAATGAGCCAGCGGCTGGCGCCTGCGCCAGAGCCGCGGCCGTTCCGTGCGCCATTCTGGAACCGGGCTGCCCATGACGTCGCCTATCACCTGTGCGGGGCGCTCAACCCCGTCTGCTATCCGCGCTATCGCACCCATGCGCCGTATGGCGCCGCGCGCGAGTACGGCGCCTACATGCGCCGGGCGGTCAAGCTGCGCCTGCGCGGTCGCGCCGACGCCGCGGCGGTGGCGCGGGTGACCGCGGGCCCACGGCCCTACTATCTGTTCCCGCTGCAGCTGGACGGCGACGCCCAGATCCAGCATCACTCGCCATTTCGCAGCATGCGGCAGGTGGCCGCGCTGGTGCTGGCCTCGTTCGCGGCCTTCGCGCCGGCGGACAGCCTGCTTGTTGTGAAGAACCATCCGCTGGACCCCGGCGTGGCGCGCCATGAAAGCGGCGTGCGGGACCTGGCGCGCATGTTCGGCGTGGAGGACAGGGTGGTCTACCTGGAAGCAGGACACCTGCCCAGCCTGCTGGCGCGGGCGGCGGGCGTGGTGACGGTGAACAGCACCGTGGGCGCGGCGGCGCTGGAGCATGGATGCCCGACGATCGCCCTGAGCGCCGCCGTCTACCATCTGGAGGGGCTGACGTTCCAGGGGTCGCTGGACGAATTCTGGCAAGGCGCGGCGCCGCCCGACCCGCTATTCTTCAGACAGTTCAAGACGGCGGTGGTGCATGCCACCCAGATCAACGGCGGCTTTTACTGCGCCGAAGGGATCGCGCTGGCATCGCGGCATGCCGCCGACCGGATGGAGCGGGATCGCTCCGTGCTGGAGGAATACGCATGA
- a CDS encoding LTA synthase family protein, translating into MPDAAWSAVAAPLAGGLLATWLLEAGLAPRPRAPWRRPFCAVALHAGVWVFAFACAWAIVGRPYFAAAILLAVFGLIVAVNNAKYHALREPFVWADFEYFTDAIRHPRLYLPFLGIGRALAVAAGVALAVAAGLLLESAARAWTLAAVLGTGGAGLAAWAGSRNVPVSFEARKDLRRLGLVMALWRYARAERQAIGPPVTPFSQAAPAPAAALPDLVAVQSESFFDPRPLYPQLRADLLSGFDQLRAQACAHGRLRVASWGANTVRTEFAFLSGLELREQGVHRYQPYRRLARTGLDTAASYLRGLGYRTVCVHPYHASFYGRDRVLPLLGFDEFIDISAFDGMRGDEPYVGDRAVADLVAAVLRRERSQPVYVHVITMENHGPLHLERVAPADVAAVCAQALPSGCADLVAYCRHLRNADAMFSSLAATLADLPRPAGLCIYGDHVPIMPQVYRQLGAPDGATDYLVWRAGHAGQPVAAEAAATDLARLFLFHMGVMPGA; encoded by the coding sequence GTGCCTGACGCGGCCTGGAGCGCCGTCGCGGCGCCGCTGGCCGGCGGCCTGCTGGCGACGTGGCTGCTGGAAGCGGGGCTGGCCCCGCGCCCGCGCGCGCCCTGGCGTCGCCCGTTCTGTGCCGTGGCGCTGCATGCGGGCGTCTGGGTCTTCGCGTTTGCCTGCGCATGGGCCATCGTGGGCCGGCCGTACTTCGCCGCCGCCATCCTGCTGGCGGTGTTCGGCCTGATCGTCGCCGTGAACAACGCGAAGTACCACGCCCTGCGGGAGCCCTTCGTGTGGGCCGATTTCGAGTACTTCACCGATGCGATCCGCCATCCGCGGCTGTACCTGCCGTTCCTGGGCATCGGACGCGCGCTGGCGGTGGCCGCCGGGGTGGCGCTGGCGGTGGCCGCGGGATTGCTGCTGGAAAGCGCGGCGCGCGCCTGGACCCTTGCGGCGGTGCTGGGCACGGGCGGCGCGGGACTGGCGGCATGGGCGGGGTCGCGGAACGTGCCGGTCTCGTTCGAGGCGCGCAAGGACCTGCGCCGGCTGGGGCTGGTGATGGCGCTGTGGCGCTACGCGCGGGCCGAACGCCAGGCCATCGGGCCGCCCGTCACGCCGTTCTCGCAAGCCGCGCCGGCGCCGGCCGCGGCATTGCCGGACCTGGTGGCCGTGCAGAGCGAGTCCTTCTTTGATCCGCGCCCGCTGTATCCGCAACTGCGCGCGGACCTGTTGAGCGGATTCGACCAATTGCGTGCGCAGGCTTGCGCGCACGGCCGCCTCCGCGTGGCGTCGTGGGGCGCCAACACGGTGCGCACGGAGTTCGCCTTTCTGTCGGGGCTGGAATTGCGGGAGCAGGGCGTCCATCGTTACCAGCCATACCGGCGGCTGGCGCGCACCGGGCTGGACACGGCCGCAAGCTACCTGCGCGGGCTGGGCTACCGCACGGTGTGCGTGCATCCTTACCACGCCAGCTTCTACGGCAGGGACCGCGTGCTTCCGCTGCTGGGTTTCGATGAATTCATTGATATCTCGGCGTTTGACGGCATGCGGGGCGACGAGCCCTACGTGGGCGACCGCGCGGTGGCGGATCTGGTGGCGGCCGTGCTGCGGCGCGAACGGTCCCAGCCGGTGTATGTGCATGTCATCACCATGGAAAACCACGGCCCCCTGCATCTGGAGCGCGTGGCGCCGGCGGACGTAGCGGCGGTGTGCGCGCAGGCGTTGCCATCGGGCTGCGCCGACCTGGTCGCCTACTGCCGCCATCTGCGCAATGCCGACGCGATGTTCTCGTCGCTGGCGGCCACGCTGGCGGACCTGCCGCGGCCGGCGGGCCTGTGCATCTACGGAGACCACGTGCCCATCATGCCGCAGGTGTACCGCCAGCTGGGCGCGCCGGACGGCGCAACCGATTATCTGGTGTGGCGCGCCGGCCACGCGGGCCAGCCTGTTGCCGCGGAGGCCGCCGCGACGGATCTTGCCCGGCTCTTTCTGTTCCACATGGGAGTGATGCCCGGCGCCTGA
- a CDS encoding SDR family NAD(P)-dependent oxidoreductase — protein sequence MTHAPASVVITGATGAIGQALALEYARPGVTLWLQGRREPVLRELAGRCEARGARVRTQALDLRDRPALDAWLRELAGEGLPDLAIVNAGVNISAPAPGQGETWQDMEMLIEVNLRAALAIAHALGEGMRRRRSGQIALMSSQAAWRGLPATPSYSASKAAVKAYGEAMRDGLAACGVRVNVIMPGYVTSPMCAAMPGPKPFELNADSAARRIRLGLAADRARISFPFPLSLGCWLLAGLPPACSGWILRRLGYGA from the coding sequence ATGACGCACGCACCCGCATCCGTGGTGATCACCGGCGCCACCGGCGCCATCGGCCAGGCCCTGGCGCTGGAGTACGCCAGGCCGGGCGTGACCTTGTGGCTGCAAGGCCGGCGCGAGCCGGTCCTGCGCGAGCTGGCGGGACGCTGCGAGGCGCGCGGCGCCCGTGTGCGCACCCAGGCGCTGGATCTGCGCGACCGCCCCGCGCTGGACGCATGGCTGCGCGAATTGGCCGGGGAAGGACTGCCCGACCTGGCCATCGTCAATGCGGGCGTCAATATCTCGGCGCCCGCGCCAGGGCAGGGCGAGACGTGGCAGGACATGGAGATGCTCATCGAGGTCAACCTGCGGGCCGCGCTGGCGATCGCCCATGCGCTGGGCGAGGGCATGCGGCGGCGGCGGTCGGGGCAGATCGCGCTGATGAGTTCGCAGGCCGCGTGGCGCGGCTTGCCCGCCACGCCGAGCTATAGCGCCAGCAAGGCCGCCGTGAAAGCCTACGGCGAGGCCATGCGCGACGGCCTGGCGGCCTGCGGCGTGCGGGTGAACGTGATCATGCCGGGCTACGTGACCTCGCCGATGTGCGCGGCCATGCCCGGACCCAAGCCCTTTGAATTGAACGCGGACAGTGCCGCCCGGCGCATACGCCTGGGCCTGGCCGCCGATCGGGCGCGCATCAGCTTTCCCTTTCCGCTGAGCCTGGGCTGCTGGCTGCTGGCCGGGCTGCCGCCCGCGTGCTCCGGCTGGATATTGCGCAGGCTGGGCTACGGTGCCTGA
- a CDS encoding capsular polysaccharide biosynthesis protein, translating into MIEIHSAGIARIPFLEALLGAPVARGNGLRGRGGPRPDAVAGWGLRPSAEAARQRAAQLGVPYVALEDGFLRSFGTGSGIPTISMVVDPVGIYYDSTRESALERMLASGEDVQAGIEEDVIEAMDLIREHRLSKYNHVRNADVALPGARGRKRVLIVDQTVGDMSVALGGASADTFRQMVEAARSEHPGALCIVKTHPEVSAGQKQGYLTGMDDDADTLVLRGEVNPLALLEQVDHVYVVSSQMGFEALMLGRPVTCFGMPWYAGWGLTQDRQACPRRVRRHSLESLFAAAYFRYTRYLDPVSHRQGNIFDAISWLLRQRTMAERLPRRVVGVGFRRWKAANIRPMLSLQAERVVFVPDARRAQALNLGPGDALVHWSAQAPEGLAQLARRTGCSVLRVEDGFVRSVGLGSDLIRPLSLALDGQGMYFDPTRPSDLEQELNRARFSAGELATARRVRAFMVAHGITKYNLEPTRAVQWPARGKEVVLVPGQVEDDVSVRLGCDGVDTNLELLRQARRSHPDAYIVYKPHPDVASGNRRGAVAPAALLALADHVEAEASVVSCIDACDVVHTMTSLSGFDALLRGKRVVTHGRPFYAGWGLTEDRLAIARRDRPLTLDELVAGVLLRYPLYWDWELKGYTTCEAVLSRIVETRDALVREGKLAQLRVGYARRQWRKLDTLLRARFAP; encoded by the coding sequence ATGATAGAGATCCATTCCGCCGGGATCGCCCGTATTCCGTTCCTGGAAGCCCTGCTGGGCGCGCCGGTCGCGCGCGGCAACGGGCTGCGGGGACGGGGCGGGCCACGCCCTGACGCAGTGGCCGGCTGGGGGTTGCGGCCCTCGGCCGAAGCCGCGCGCCAACGGGCCGCCCAGCTGGGCGTGCCCTACGTTGCGCTGGAGGATGGATTTCTGCGTTCCTTCGGCACGGGCAGCGGCATTCCCACCATTTCGATGGTGGTCGACCCCGTAGGCATCTATTACGATTCGACCCGCGAGTCCGCCCTGGAGCGCATGCTCGCCTCGGGCGAGGACGTGCAGGCGGGCATCGAGGAGGACGTGATCGAGGCGATGGACCTGATCCGGGAACATCGCCTGTCCAAATACAACCACGTGCGCAACGCGGACGTGGCGCTGCCTGGCGCCAGGGGAAGAAAGCGCGTCCTGATCGTGGACCAGACGGTCGGCGACATGAGCGTTGCGCTGGGCGGGGCCTCGGCGGATACCTTCCGCCAGATGGTCGAGGCCGCGCGCAGCGAGCATCCGGGCGCCTTGTGCATCGTGAAGACGCACCCCGAGGTCAGCGCGGGCCAGAAGCAGGGCTATCTCACCGGCATGGACGACGACGCGGACACGCTGGTGCTGCGCGGCGAGGTGAATCCGCTGGCCCTGCTTGAGCAGGTGGATCACGTCTACGTGGTCAGCTCGCAGATGGGCTTCGAGGCCCTGATGCTGGGCCGGCCCGTTACATGCTTCGGCATGCCGTGGTACGCGGGCTGGGGGCTTACGCAGGACCGCCAGGCCTGCCCGCGCCGAGTGCGCAGGCACAGCCTGGAAAGCCTGTTCGCCGCGGCGTACTTCCGCTACACGCGCTATCTCGACCCGGTCAGCCACCGCCAGGGCAATATTTTCGACGCGATCAGCTGGCTGCTGCGCCAGCGGACCATGGCCGAGCGCCTGCCCCGCAGGGTGGTCGGCGTGGGATTCCGGCGCTGGAAGGCGGCCAACATCCGCCCGATGCTGTCGCTTCAGGCGGAGCGCGTGGTGTTCGTGCCGGACGCCCGGCGCGCGCAGGCGCTGAACCTGGGGCCCGGCGACGCGCTGGTCCACTGGAGCGCGCAGGCGCCGGAGGGGCTGGCCCAGCTGGCGCGGCGCACCGGGTGTTCCGTGCTGCGGGTCGAGGACGGCTTCGTGCGGTCGGTGGGGCTGGGATCGGACCTGATCAGGCCGCTGAGCCTGGCCCTGGACGGCCAGGGCATGTATTTTGACCCGACGCGCCCCAGCGACCTGGAACAGGAGCTGAACCGGGCCCGTTTCAGCGCGGGTGAACTGGCCACGGCCAGGCGCGTGCGCGCGTTCATGGTGGCCCACGGCATCACCAAGTACAACCTGGAACCGACGCGCGCCGTGCAGTGGCCGGCACGCGGCAAGGAAGTGGTGCTGGTGCCCGGGCAGGTCGAGGACGACGTGTCGGTGCGCCTGGGCTGCGACGGCGTGGACACCAATCTCGAACTCCTGCGGCAGGCGCGGCGCAGCCATCCCGATGCCTATATCGTTTACAAGCCGCATCCCGATGTCGCCTCCGGCAACCGGCGGGGCGCGGTGGCGCCGGCGGCCTTGCTGGCGCTGGCGGACCATGTCGAAGCCGAGGCCTCGGTGGTGTCCTGCATCGATGCCTGCGACGTCGTGCACACGATGACGTCGCTGTCGGGCTTTGACGCCTTGCTGCGCGGCAAGCGGGTGGTGACGCACGGACGGCCCTTCTATGCGGGCTGGGGGCTCACCGAGGACCGCCTGGCGATCGCCCGGCGGGACCGGCCGCTGACGCTGGACGAGCTGGTGGCGGGCGTGCTGCTGCGGTACCCGTTGTATTGGGACTGGGAGCTGAAGGGCTACACCACCTGCGAGGCGGTGCTGAGCAGGATCGTGGAAACGCGCGACGCGCTCGTGCGCGAGGGAAAGCTCGCGCAGTTGCGGGTGGGCTACGCGCGCCGCCAGTGGCGCAAGCTGGACACCTTGCTGCGCGCGCGGTTCGCGCCATGA